The following proteins come from a genomic window of Pseudomonas sp. WJP1:
- a CDS encoding BON domain-containing protein, whose product MKKFAIAAATATALTLTMANAAFAQTQVTQGPMMLAAGEMTEAKEDVSDTWITTKVKSDLVTEKGIPGTDIKVETNKGVVSLSSTVAITDAQKATAVAITKKIKGVKAVSADGLKAE is encoded by the coding sequence ATGAAGAAGTTCGCTATTGCTGCCGCTACTGCTACCGCGCTGACCCTGACCATGGCCAACGCTGCATTTGCCCAGACTCAGGTCACACAAGGCCCGATGATGCTGGCCGCCGGTGAAATGACCGAAGCGAAAGAGGATGTTTCCGATACCTGGATCACTACCAAAGTCAAATCAGACCTGGTCACCGAAAAAGGCATTCCGGGTACCGATATCAAAGTGGAAACCAACAAAGGTGTTGTGTCCCTGTCGTCCACCGTTGCAATAACGGACGCCCAGAAAGCCACCGCGGTGGCCATCACCAAGAAAATCAAAGGCGTCAAGGCGGTCTCCGCTGACGGCCTGAAAGCCGAGTAA
- a CDS encoding pilin: MNNQKGFTLIELLIVVAIIGILATFALPAYSKYQARAKVTAGLAEISALKVPFEDLMNQGTDPDLAQVGGSASTSNCTMTAAGNAAEGSGTIGCTILNAPAQVLNKTITLTRSLTGWACTTGVDQEYAPKGCTGVAPKA; the protein is encoded by the coding sequence TTGAACAATCAAAAAGGTTTTACCCTGATCGAGTTGCTGATAGTGGTGGCGATCATCGGGATTCTGGCGACGTTTGCGCTCCCTGCTTACTCCAAGTACCAGGCGCGGGCCAAGGTCACGGCGGGTCTGGCCGAGATTTCAGCGTTGAAGGTGCCGTTTGAAGACCTGATGAACCAGGGGACAGATCCGGATCTGGCGCAGGTGGGCGGTTCCGCCAGCACGTCCAACTGCACCATGACCGCAGCGGGCAACGCTGCCGAGGGTTCGGGCACGATTGGTTGCACAATTCTCAATGCTCCGGCACAGGTGCTGAATAAAACCATTACCCTGACGCGCTCATTGACTGGCTGGGCGTGCACCACCGGTGTCGACCAGGAATACGCGCCGAAAGGCTGCACAGGCGTTGCCCCGAAAGCTTGA
- a CDS encoding type II secretion system F family protein encodes MAVKAARTSVYTWEGTDRKGTKVTGELSGQNPALIKAQLRKQGINPGKVRRKTTSIFNLGKRIKAQDIALFTRQMATMMKAGVPLLQSFDIIGEGFDNPAMRKLVDEVKQEVAAGNSFAAALRKKPQYFDELYCNLVDAGEQAGALDTLLERVATYKEKSESLKAKIKKAITYPLIVVCVAIIVTGILLIKVVPQFESVFKGFGAELPGFTLLVIDLSQFMQAWWWMLLGALIAAALAVRRALKTSQGFRDRMDTWLLKLPLIGTLMYKSAVARFARTLSTTFAAGVPLVEALESVAGATGNIVFKRAVLRIRQDVATGMQLNFSMRTSGVFPNMAVQMTAIGEESGALDDMLNKVAGFYEDEVDNMVDNLTSLMEPFIMVVLGVIVGGLVVAMYLPIFQLGSAI; translated from the coding sequence ATGGCAGTCAAGGCAGCAAGAACCAGCGTGTACACCTGGGAAGGTACAGACAGGAAAGGCACGAAGGTGACGGGCGAGTTGAGCGGTCAAAACCCGGCGCTGATCAAGGCGCAATTGCGCAAGCAAGGCATCAATCCCGGCAAGGTGCGCAGGAAAACCACGTCGATTTTCAACCTGGGTAAACGCATCAAGGCCCAGGACATTGCCCTTTTCACCCGGCAGATGGCGACCATGATGAAGGCCGGCGTGCCGTTGTTGCAGTCGTTCGACATCATCGGTGAAGGCTTCGACAACCCGGCCATGCGCAAGCTGGTCGATGAGGTGAAGCAGGAAGTGGCAGCGGGCAACAGCTTCGCCGCGGCCCTGCGCAAAAAACCGCAATACTTCGATGAGCTGTACTGCAACCTGGTGGACGCCGGGGAGCAGGCCGGCGCGCTGGACACCCTGCTGGAACGGGTGGCGACCTACAAGGAAAAAAGCGAAAGCCTCAAGGCGAAGATCAAGAAAGCCATAACCTACCCGCTGATCGTCGTGTGTGTCGCGATCATCGTGACCGGCATCCTGCTGATCAAGGTGGTGCCGCAATTCGAATCGGTGTTCAAGGGCTTTGGTGCTGAATTGCCAGGCTTCACCTTGCTGGTCATCGACCTGTCGCAGTTCATGCAAGCGTGGTGGTGGATGTTGCTGGGCGCACTCATTGCGGCTGCTCTGGCTGTGCGCCGCGCCCTGAAAACCTCGCAAGGTTTTCGCGACCGAATGGACACCTGGCTGCTGAAACTGCCGTTGATAGGCACCTTGATGTACAAGTCCGCGGTGGCCCGTTTCGCCCGCACGCTGTCGACGACCTTCGCCGCCGGCGTACCGCTGGTCGAAGCCCTGGAGTCCGTGGCCGGCGCCACCGGCAATATCGTGTTCAAACGCGCGGTGTTGCGCATCCGGCAGGACGTTGCGACCGGCATGCAGCTGAATTTTTCCATGCGCACTTCCGGTGTTTTCCCGAACATGGCCGTGCAGATGACCGCCATTGGCGAGGAGTCTGGCGCACTCGACGACATGCTCAACAAGGTCGCCGGTTTCTACGAGGACGAGGTCGACAATATGGTCGACAACCTCACAAGCCTCATGGAACCGTTCATCATGGTGGTGCTGGGTGTTATTGTCGGCGGCCTGGTGGTCGCGATGTACCTGCCCATCTTCCAACTCGGCTCAGCGATCTGA
- a CDS encoding prepilin peptidase: protein MPLNEILTHFPLAFVVIAGVVGLLVGSFLNVLVWRLPKMLERDWRVQAHEILGLPGETPLPTYNLLLPHSQCTHCGHRIRAWENIPVFSFLFLRGRCSACATPISKRYPLTELACALLSAFIAWHFGFGWQAGLAMLLTWGLLAMSLIDAEHQLLPDVLVLPLMWLGLIVNSLDLFVTLPEALWGAIAGYMALWTVFWVFKLLTGKDGMGHGDFKLLAMFGAWGGWQILPLTIVLSSLVGAIIGVFYLRLRKAQTSTPIPFGPYLAIAGWIALLWGGQITDFYWQFVGLK from the coding sequence ATGCCCTTGAACGAAATTCTGACCCACTTCCCGCTGGCTTTCGTCGTCATCGCCGGGGTAGTCGGCCTGCTGGTTGGCAGCTTCCTTAATGTACTGGTGTGGCGCCTGCCGAAAATGCTCGAGCGCGACTGGCGCGTGCAGGCCCATGAGATTCTCGGATTGCCCGGTGAAACGCCGTTGCCGACCTACAATCTGCTGCTGCCGCACTCCCAGTGCACGCATTGCGGCCACCGGATTCGTGCCTGGGAAAACATTCCAGTGTTCAGCTTCCTGTTCCTGCGCGGGCGCTGCTCGGCCTGCGCGACGCCGATCAGCAAACGCTATCCATTGACCGAGCTGGCCTGCGCCCTCCTGTCGGCGTTCATTGCCTGGCACTTCGGTTTCGGCTGGCAAGCCGGCCTGGCGATGCTCCTGACCTGGGGCTTGCTGGCCATGAGCCTGATCGACGCCGAGCATCAACTGCTGCCGGATGTACTGGTGCTGCCGCTGATGTGGCTGGGGCTGATCGTCAACAGCCTCGACTTGTTCGTGACATTGCCCGAGGCATTGTGGGGCGCCATTGCCGGCTACATGGCGCTGTGGACGGTGTTCTGGGTGTTCAAGCTGCTCACCGGCAAGGATGGAATGGGGCATGGCGATTTCAAGCTGCTGGCGATGTTTGGCGCCTGGGGCGGTTGGCAGATCCTGCCACTGACGATCGTCCTGTCATCCCTGGTGGGCGCGATCATCGGTGTGTTTTACCTGCGCCTGCGCAAGGCACAAACATCGACACCCATCCCTTTCGGCCCCTATCTCGCCATTGCCGGCTGGATTGCCTTGCTCTGGGGTGGTCAAATAACCGACTTCTATTGGCAGTTTGTCGGTCTGAAATGA
- the coaE gene encoding dephospho-CoA kinase (Dephospho-CoA kinase (CoaE) performs the final step in coenzyme A biosynthesis.), giving the protein MNTPVEKPWILGLTGGIGSGKSAAAQHFIDLGVHAVDADHAARWVVEPGRPALAKIAEHFGPGVLQADGQLDRAALRKLIFEVPEQRLWLEALLHPLIAEEIAHHLALAKSPYAILVSPLLIESGQYAMTQRVLVIDAPEQLQIERTLRRDQTSEQQVQAILKAQSSRQDRVSHADDVVVNDRDLAWLHSEVERLHHFYLTLRGGQS; this is encoded by the coding sequence ATGAATACCCCTGTGGAAAAACCCTGGATTCTCGGCTTGACCGGCGGCATCGGCAGCGGCAAAAGTGCGGCGGCCCAACACTTCATCGACCTGGGCGTGCATGCGGTCGATGCCGATCATGCCGCTCGCTGGGTGGTGGAACCGGGACGGCCGGCACTGGCAAAAATTGCCGAACACTTCGGTCCCGGCGTGTTGCAAGCCGACGGGCAACTGGACCGCGCCGCGTTGCGTAAACTGATCTTCGAAGTACCGGAGCAACGCCTCTGGCTGGAGGCCTTGTTGCATCCGCTGATCGCCGAAGAGATTGCCCATCACCTGGCGCTGGCAAAATCACCTTACGCGATCCTGGTTTCGCCGCTGCTGATCGAGTCCGGCCAGTACGCCATGACCCAACGGGTTTTGGTGATCGATGCCCCTGAACAGTTGCAGATCGAACGCACCCTGCGGCGTGACCAGACCAGCGAACAGCAGGTCCAGGCGATCCTCAAGGCGCAATCCAGCCGCCAGGATCGCGTAAGCCATGCCGACGACGTGGTGGTCAACGACCGCGACCTCGCCTGGCTGCACAGCGAGGTCGAACGCCTGCATCACTTTTACCTTACTTTGCGTGGAGGCCAGTCATGA
- the yacG gene encoding DNA gyrase inhibitor YacG, which translates to MSQIPTVECPTCGAPVEWSPESKFRPFCSDRCKLIDLGAWASEEHKIPVAPDAEDELFSGDFDPRH; encoded by the coding sequence ATGAGCCAGATCCCAACCGTCGAATGCCCAACCTGTGGCGCCCCTGTCGAATGGAGCCCCGAGAGCAAATTCCGGCCGTTCTGCTCCGACCGCTGCAAACTGATCGACCTGGGCGCCTGGGCGTCGGAAGAACACAAGATTCCAGTGGCCCCGGATGCCGAGGACGAATTGTTCAGCGGCGATTTCGACCCGCGTCACTGA